The Glycine soja cultivar W05 chromosome 6, ASM419377v2, whole genome shotgun sequence genome has a window encoding:
- the LOC114415977 gene encoding uncharacterized protein LOC114415977, producing the protein MLGSKLVSAPIDYAVRLHQQFGIPLDDIVASSYRRLIGRLIYLTYTRLDITYAVQHLSQFVAHPSSAHQQVAYRILRYLKATLGSGIFFSASSILQLKAFSDSDWAGCIDTRRSITGYSVYLGNLFISWKSKKQAMVSRSSSEVEHWALASATCELQWLTHLLNDFGIVYT; encoded by the coding sequence ATGTTAGGAAGCAAACTTGTCTCTGCTCCAATTGATTATGCTGTAAGACTACACCAACAATTTGGAATTCCACTTGATGATATAGTAGCTTCATCATATCGTAGGCTCATTGGTCGCCTTATTTACCTCACCTATACAAGGCTCGATATCACATATGCAGTGCAACACTTAAGTCAATTTgtagctcatccttcttcagcTCATCAACAAGTAGCCTATAGGATTCTTAGATACTTGAAAGCAACACTAGGTTCTGGTATATTTTTCTCTGCTTCCAGCATATTGCAGCTCAAAGCATTTAGTGACTCTGACTGGGCAGGATGCATTGATACCAGGCGATCTATCACTGGCTACTCAGTTTATCTTggtaatttgtttatttcttggaAATCCAAAAAGCAAGCCATGGTCTCTAGAAGTTCTTCTGAGGTTGAGCATTGGGCACTAGCTAGTGCTACATGTGAATTACAATGGTTAACCCACTTGCTTAATGATTTTGGGATTGTTTACACTTGA